From Platichthys flesus chromosome 19, fPlaFle2.1, whole genome shotgun sequence:
ACACTGTCTGATACTGAAAATTACGTCTCTATTAAATCgaattcaattcaatcaagtGATTTCCACAGTAGATTATCTTTGTTTCTATTCGTGCACTTGTCTCCAGACTTTTCTCCGCCTGTTGCCTGAGACACTGAATCACTCAGCGAGCCTCAGACCGAGCTGGAGCAGCGAGTGTGAaattctctttctctgcaggttCAGTCTCCTCTTACAGAAGCAAACCTGTCAGAGCGACTTGCTTTGTACTTGAACTTTGACCCAAGAGGGTTTTATGATGATATCAGGTATATGTGAACGTTCATAGATATTTGgacttcattgtgtttttacttttttctaaTATTTGCATGTCTGTGTCGTATGAGCAGGGAAACGTCTATTTCAAACCAAATAAAAGTGTctattgaaatgtttttgtctccTGCTCCATTATTGCTCCTTGTTGTAAATCTTTATATTTCAATGACATGTTGCAGGATAGTAAAATGTGTTCAACACAAGTGTATCATCGTTGTCGTGCTTGTGTTAAGGGTGTGGCCCTGAGGCTATTTATACAACATGTCAGGCCCCGGTCCTGCTCCGCTCGCTGGGATCATGCAGTGACCTTCACTCACCAGTCTGCTGACTGTGCAGCATGGACCTGAGGGGCGGAGCCACCAGGGTTAAActgtaagaggaggaggaggaggaggaggaggtggaggaggaggaggttccaTTAGCTGTGCATTGTTCTGAATGATCCGTGTTTAACCTTTGGGATGAAGctgtttggttttgatgttGCATTCTGATGTGGAAAACCTAAAAATACCCTTTAACAAGGAATTTGATGCTTCCACTTCCATCTCCTCTTTCAGGGGCTTTTCTGCAAACCTAAGCTTTTAGGAATATTTGGTGAATATTATATGTCTCAATGTACATTCACTGTAATGTGAACCTGTTTCCTGTGGATCAGAGAGGAAACTGAAAGCTTCTCTGGATCCACGCCACACAGGGACAGCCCACCTCCAGGGATGTCATCGTCCACTGTCCCAGAGGACACTGCGGCTATAGGCtcaatgcagtgtgtgtgtgtgtgtgtctgcactgatGCACAGTtcagtagagtgtgtgtgtgtgtgtgtgtgtgtgtgtgtgtgtgtgtgtgtgtgtgtgtgtgtgtgtgtgtgaggagaaaaagagagggagccAGAGAGTGAAGGAGCAAACTGCTGCTCACATAATGCACACTGATCTGGAGGAGCTTCCCTAAAAGAGGTCAgctcattaaatatttacaacaaTCACAGGTATTTCTGTCCCTCGCAAGGAATCTGACAAACTGCACGATTCAACGTGTGCAAGTCTAAACAAGTCAAACCAGCACGTACAGATTCATTTCTTTACTCTTTATATGTTCCTCATATTTTCTTGCTTGCTGTATTTCTTGATAATAATCTGTTGCATCTTtggattattttcataataattaaaatgtgcatTTGTTATCTAGTTGATATTATTATGATCATGGTCTCGTGAATGAAAAAAGACCCAGTGAACATTTAATTCTCTCGTAAAACACGTATAAAAATGTTTAGGCTACACTTGAgaatattgtatttataaacATTCCAatgtcacaatgttaaaatatgTGTCAGGAGagagtatttatatattatatttatctgCTTGTCTATGATCTGTCCCCAGTTAAACCCATTACTCATCCTTTATATCACTGTCTCTGTAAAGTTGAAACTCTGGTAGAAAGACAACACTGACCCCTGGCTGCACATTGAGAACACTGTGGTACTTGAAGTTTTACCCCAATGAAAGtgtgaatattaaaataaagatCACAAACACGAAGCAcgacaataacaaaacaatgtttaatgtaaataatCATGTAAACAACAGTGTGGAAAATAGGTTCATCACAATCTTCAACAGAAATCACCGTGTTTCACTTTCTCAAAATGACACCCTGAGTTTTAATTCACTGGAGgaaaatttgaaataattaaaaggCACAAAATGCAACGTTGTGTTTGCGGCTTCTGACTTAAccattaaaaagataaagaatTTGGTTTTTATGACACTATAATTCTCAGTTTTCTGAGTGTCCCAAAGCTTAATATGAGCTTCTTACTGTCTCAGATCCGCTGTTAAATCGTGCCTGAgacaggagaacatcatcacaGAGAACATCATAACACATTTGAACTTGATTTACATCGAATGCAGTAATGCAGAGTACAGTGTGAGACAGTTGTACTTCCTGTGTGAGAGCTGCAAACATCTTTAAACAATGATACAAATATTCACCCATTAGAACAAACCAGAGAAGCCTCGGAGCATTTGGAGCTAAAGCCTCAAAACGAAATGTACAAGGGGTCAAAAGAAAGTTTCTACcaatttcatttgtgtttttatcgaAGTTGTTTTACAGCTTTCTGTTTTGCTCTGTGTGACGTCGCACAGCACCAGACATGTTTTACTGCAATCACCATTAAACTGATGGAATAAAGTCACTAACGCCACCATGACCAGTTAGAGGCTGCAACATTAGCCAGATTCCCACTTGCCTTCCCAGTAAGAACTCGAAGGGACATTAGTACTTTTCAAAATCATTACATCTatatttaaaagattaaaataagtAATTTTCTTGTAATCAACTATTTTAGCTAATTACTACATTTCATTGAGGACTAGCCCCTgatcgccctctagtggaatTGCAGCCAATTGTGCAGCGTTAACAGGAGGTAGGACAGAATATTTTTATGAAAAGTTTAACCTGGTAAGAATCCAGGTGGTGAACTTTACCCTGTGCATCCTCTCACGAGTGAGCtaagcttcaaaataaaagactttcTACACCGTTGGGTCGGTCCCCTGCAGATGTTCGGTCCCCGCTCCCCTCCTCTCTACCGGCTctgcgtctcctcctgctcctctgtgatggTGCGGTAGTGCTGAGGCTGATTCTGGGCCAGCGGGGAGTCAGTGGTGTCGAACAGCACCGGTCGACTCTTCAGGGGCCTCTTCAGCAGGAACCTCCGGGACGTCACCAGCTCCCCGAAGCCCTCGGAGTGGGAGAAGGCGTAGCCAGATTTGCGGGTGCTGATTCTCCTGGCCGGTTTGCGGTGAGGTGTCGGGGCCGGCAACGCCTCCTTCCGCACCTTATACCTCaccttggggggggggacaaaaacattcattacattattacaataAACATGATTTTCTGATTTAATGATATGTTTATTATACAACTAGGCCCATTTGTAACCCAACAGTTAATGTGGGAATCAAACACATGATGGTGGTATCTCCTGCGTCACCTTGTCATTGATGGTGGGCCGGAtctggaggaggatgaagcgGATCGCCACCACCGGCAGGATGCAGAGGAGGGTGGACAGGAAGATGGTCAGCCACACGTTGGGCTGGTTCAGAGAGTTCCTCGCCGTACCTGGAGAGAAAACATCCGTCTGTCAGTGATCCCACAGAATCACacgaggtgcaggaggaggggcGGGTGCAGGAGTTCACTCCACTCACCCAtgaaggggaaggaggaggtgaagatgaggAACATGCCGTTGCTGTACATGGTGAATGTGATGGCAAAGTAGGCGGCGAGGCTGCCCCACACAAAGAACTGGTTCACGGCCGTCCAGTAGTAGGTGTCCAGACACAGCTGGAACACAGGCAGACAGATTTTGATTTAATACaaccttaaaaagaaaaagcataatTTGCTGCTTCTGGCTCCAGGGGCCTGTTTCCCTCACCTGTGTgttcaccaccaccagcagagACGTCTGGGCCAGCAGAGCGAAGGACTGGTAGTCGGCGATGTCTTTGCCGTCGTCCCGGACCGTGTCGTGCATGGCCGCCCacgggatgaagaagaggatgagggagCTGTAGGCGCTGTGCAACATGCAGCGCACGAAGGCTTTCTTACTGAAGTAGAGGTTGAGCTGCCCCGGGGAATAGAGCTGAGGATACTGGAAGCTCCAGCGGTCGTTCAcgtcctgcagagacaaagcagggggggggggagagagagagagaggagagagaggaagatgatcGACAGTGCGATTTCAGTTTAAAGATATTCAACTATAAGATTATTGGATATTGCTCCTACCTGGTCAAAGAGGCTCAAAGCGAGGATGGGGAGAGCTGTGTACATCAGGTTGTACAGAGTGATGAACCACTCATCGTACACAGTCTATgaacaacaacatgaaaacaccTGGTTAacattgtgtatatttatataaaggCCTCTACTCTGTGGACGAGGTGTTGATTTTAGggtataaaatataaagaagataaagaagaaCCATAAATATAATTGATTTGTTAATTGGAATGTTTATAGGGTTTTATAAAATGCAGGAAAGTCACAGACTAACGATTCCACCACGGGTCCCTCACCTGCGCGGAGAAGCCACAGAAGAAGGCGTACCAGAAATGCACGAAGGTGAAGATGAAGTTCTTGTAAAAGAAATACTGCAGGAACTTGCACATGCGCAGGTAGGACCAGCGGCCGTGcaccagcaggaggcgctggAGGTAACGGAATTGGGCGAAGGAGAAGTCGCTGGAGAGGACGGCCTGCATGCCCTCCTGCCCACTGATGCCCACTCCGATATgagcagctggaggacagaCAGCAGAGTGAGACAAGACAATTGCACTGTGAGAGACATCAAAATATGAATGCGGCTCTGCTTACCCTTGATCATGCTGACGTCGTTGGCTCCGTCCCCGATGGCCAGAGTCACGACCTGCTTGTATTTCTTCACCAGCTGCACCACCTGGGCCTTCTGCAGAGGAGTGACCCTGCAGCAAATCACCGTCTGACACATGCACGCCGTCCTCAGCAGCTCCAGATGCAGGTCCTTCTCCAGAGCGTAGGCCTGAGGGCCaccaggaaggaggaggagttatttatttcatttgtttttcagcctttgcagcatcttgttgATTCAGCAGCTTCTGGAAACGGTCTCGTGCCTGAAGATTAAATGAAAACGTCTTACCAGACTGTGTCCGTTTATAATGAGGCCGTAGTCTCCCTCCACCTTCTCGTCCTGCACCGTCTCAGTTTTGCGACTCCAGAAGAGGCCGGCCCGATCCAGGATCACCGTCGGCTCGTCCGCTGCCTCCGGACACATTTCTCTCCTCGCATTCCTGGAAGAAGTTACTTATTCGTCATTTTTATCCCAGTTACTTTAAGTataattaaactaaataaagGCTAAAACAGTCGTCAGTGTGCGTCTGACTTACTGAAGCTCCTTTTTGACTCCTTCAGGCGTGTTAGCTGCCACAATGAAaatcttcttcatctcctccctcagcaTGTTGCAGGAGTAGCCAATGTTCTCGGCCGTCTCTGTTTTCCAAGCATCAATAATTTAAAGCCATGTATCTTCTCAGTTCATTCACAATACAGTTTCTCTTCTCATGCACTCACCTTGTTTATCTCCGGTCAACACCCAGATCTTGATGTCAGCTTTGGCCAGTTGCTCAATGGTCTGTGGAACCCCGTCCTGCAGCTTGTCCTCCACAGCGGTCGCTCCCAGCAGCTGAAACCCACAGAGTCCAAGTCAAGGTAAACGGGCTGAATATGGTTTCCTCCAAACGACCAACCGAGAAGTTAAGTCGCTAAAACTGTCTCTCAGTTCTCCACAGGCGGCTCACCATCAggtctttctccatctcttcgTAAAGCTCATCGAGCATCTCCTCCCGTCCGTCCATGGCGCAGCTGGCCTCATGGTGGCGCTGTTTCCACTCCTCCATGTAGCCTTCATCTATGTCCTTGTAGGCCAGAGCCAGCGTGCGGAGGCCGTCGCCTGCGTATTCCTGGACAGTTCAGAGCAGTTACCAACACAACTCCTGAGCTCTCTCTGACGTCTGGTTTACATTCTACAGCTTCACTCACGTTCAGGTGTCGGGTGGTGTCCTTCATCAGGTCGTTGCAGGACGAGTGGAGTCTTTCGAAGATGATGGTGTCGGCTCCTTTGCAGAACAGAGTCAACTTCCCCTCTGGGCTTCGCACTGGGAGTCAGAGGGAGGAGCAAGTTCTTAAATAG
This genomic window contains:
- the atp8b5b gene encoding phospholipid-transporting ATPase ID, with amino-acid sequence MGSTVSNVFQLCGKPAEQEVERHLRANDRPFNLSYNYTNNAITTSKYNIFTFLPLNLFEQFGRLANTYFLFLLLLQLIPQISSLSWFTTAVPLMLVLSITAVKDASDDINRHKSDKQVNNRRVDVLIDGELRSERWMNVQVGDIIKLENNQFVTADLLLLSSSEPLNLVYVETAELDGETNLKVKQALTVTGDLGDSVDALAGFNGEVRCEPPNNRLDKFKGTMTLSGQSYSLDNDKVLLRGCTLRNTEWCFGLVIFGGPDTKLMQNSGKTTLKRTSIDHLMNVLVLSIFGFLAAMCTVMAIGNAIWEVREGFVFTPFLPREPGIDAALSSFLSFWSYVIVLNTVVPISLYVSVEIIRLGNSFYIDWDRKMYYPKSDTPAQARTTTLNEELGQIKYIFSDKTGTLTQNIMTFNKCSINGKSYGELFDFAKQRVEITEKTEKVDFKWNKLADPKFSFHDHSLVETVKEGNREAQAFFRLLALCHTVMPEEKTEGDLHYQAQSPDEGALVTAARNFGFVFRSRTPETITVFEMGEKVVYELLAVLDFNNVRKRMSVIVRSPEGKLTLFCKGADTIIFERLHSSCNDLMKDTTRHLNEYAGDGLRTLALAYKDIDEGYMEEWKQRHHEASCAMDGREEMLDELYEEMEKDLMLLGATAVEDKLQDGVPQTIEQLAKADIKIWVLTGDKQETAENIGYSCNMLREEMKKIFIVAANTPEGVKKELQNARREMCPEAADEPTVILDRAGLFWSRKTETVQDEKVEGDYGLIINGHSLAYALEKDLHLELLRTACMCQTVICCRVTPLQKAQVVQLVKKYKQVVTLAIGDGANDVSMIKAAHIGVGISGQEGMQAVLSSDFSFAQFRYLQRLLLVHGRWSYLRMCKFLQYFFYKNFIFTFVHFWYAFFCGFSAQTVYDEWFITLYNLMYTALPILALSLFDQDVNDRWSFQYPQLYSPGQLNLYFSKKAFVRCMLHSAYSSLILFFIPWAAMHDTVRDDGKDIADYQSFALLAQTSLLVVVNTQLCLDTYYWTAVNQFFVWGSLAAYFAITFTMYSNGMFLIFTSSFPFMGTARNSLNQPNVWLTIFLSTLLCILPVVAIRFILLQIRPTINDKVRYKVRKEALPAPTPHRKPARRISTRKSGYAFSHSEGFGELVTSRRFLLKRPLKSRPVLFDTTDSPLAQNQPQHYRTITEEQEETQSR